The following are encoded together in the Arcticibacterium luteifluviistationis genome:
- a CDS encoding alpha/beta fold hydrolase: MNKILKWIKRILIAIIGLITVLMIGLYITFFFWKKAAIQNLPQNSKVITTSEGPVEYTLKGNSDRYMLMIHGSPGSVHVAGGESFLDKGFSVLAVSRPGYYKTPLSSGGTPKDEAALYKSLLDELKIDSIYVKGISGGGPPSIQFAIDYPDRCAGLILSAAVSEKMEDKSDDNGLLNSFFQSEFGMWIGIQIAKTQMSEEEEEMMDWFVERGLFPFASIDDGLENDDNEVLHLKDLEMEKIMSPTILFHGDKDDNVPYSHSQNAAKRIPNSTLFEMKGKDHYVFFTSYSDTINTEIMQFIDNIETHEK; encoded by the coding sequence ATGAACAAGATACTTAAGTGGATAAAGCGGATTTTAATAGCAATCATTGGCTTAATCACGGTTTTAATGATTGGCCTTTATATCACTTTCTTCTTTTGGAAAAAAGCTGCAATTCAAAATTTACCTCAAAATTCGAAAGTCATAACTACATCCGAAGGACCTGTAGAATACACTTTAAAGGGTAATTCAGACCGATATATGCTCATGATTCATGGGTCTCCAGGTAGTGTACATGTTGCAGGGGGGGAGTCATTTCTCGATAAAGGATTTAGTGTCTTAGCAGTTTCAAGACCTGGATATTATAAAACACCTTTGTCCTCTGGGGGAACACCCAAAGACGAAGCTGCACTCTATAAAAGCTTATTAGATGAGCTAAAAATTGATTCTATATATGTCAAAGGAATATCTGGTGGTGGTCCCCCAAGTATTCAATTTGCGATAGATTATCCAGACAGATGTGCCGGGCTGATACTATCTGCAGCTGTTTCTGAAAAAATGGAAGACAAATCGGACGACAATGGGCTTTTAAATTCATTTTTTCAATCTGAATTTGGCATGTGGATAGGCATTCAAATTGCCAAAACTCAAATGTCAGAAGAAGAAGAAGAAATGATGGATTGGTTTGTAGAAAGGGGTCTATTCCCATTCGCGTCTATTGATGATGGATTAGAAAACGATGACAATGAGGTGCTCCATTTAAAAGATCTTGAGATGGAGAAAATAATGTCGCCTACAATCCTATTTCATGGTGATAAAGATGACAACGTTCCTTATTCTCACTCACAGAATGCTGCCAAAAGAATACCAAATTCAACGCTTTTTGAAATGAAAGGAAAAGACCATTATGTTTTCTTTACTTCCTATAGCGATACTATTAATACTGAAATCATGCAGTTTATCGACAATATAGAAACACATGAAAAATAA
- a CDS encoding winged helix-turn-helix transcriptional regulator codes for MNLIGTKWKPLVLFHLLDGGLRSGMLQKKIPGISNKMFTQTVRDLEKDGLISRKVFPVVPPRVEYSLSSRGKSLENILRSLDKWGLEDCQK; via the coding sequence ATGAATTTAATAGGGACAAAATGGAAACCGTTAGTTCTATTTCATTTATTAGATGGCGGTTTGCGTTCTGGAATGTTACAGAAGAAAATCCCTGGGATTTCTAATAAAATGTTTACCCAAACAGTAAGAGATTTAGAAAAAGATGGGCTTATTTCTAGAAAAGTATTTCCGGTAGTTCCTCCTAGAGTGGAATACAGCTTAAGCAGTAGAGGTAAATCACTTGAAAACATTTTAAGAAGTTTAGATAAATGGGGTTTGGAAGATTGTCAGAAATAA
- a CDS encoding VOC family protein — translation MTSNKDYPKSFSHIGITVPNINEAVKFYSEVMGWYIIMEPSNVKKEKETAIGQMCIDVFGNDWSEFEIAHLATSDGIGIELFSFPNGVKEAPEFNPFNTGLFHFCVQDPNIEELIDKIVAYGGKQRMPIREYYPNDKPFKMCYVEDPFGIVFEIYTHSYELTYSSGAYSK, via the coding sequence ATGACATCTAATAAAGATTATCCAAAATCATTTTCACATATAGGAATAACAGTTCCAAATATAAATGAAGCAGTAAAATTTTACTCAGAAGTAATGGGCTGGTACATAATTATGGAGCCCTCAAATGTCAAAAAGGAAAAAGAAACTGCCATTGGTCAAATGTGCATTGACGTTTTCGGAAATGATTGGTCTGAATTTGAAATTGCTCATTTAGCCACTTCAGACGGAATTGGAATAGAACTATTTTCTTTTCCGAATGGCGTCAAAGAAGCACCTGAATTTAACCCTTTCAATACTGGCCTATTTCATTTTTGTGTACAAGACCCGAATATTGAAGAACTCATTGATAAAATTGTGGCTTATGGAGGGAAACAAAGAATGCCAATCAGAGAATACTATCCGAATGACAAGCCTTTCAAAATGTGCTATGTTGAAGACCCTTTTGGAATTGTATTTGAAATCTATACGCATAGTTATGAATTGACCTATTCTTCCGGTGCTTATTCAAAATAA
- a CDS encoding Crp/Fnr family transcriptional regulator — MTNLDSEKTTPNKYMEIDQILDNIYPLSIESKNLIKESITETAFPKGHILFKADKTERSIYFIKKGIARAYAYSDDNQITFWFGREGNPIVSMQSYVNNKKGYEDVELLEDCELYELKTEQLQKLFLEDIQIANWGRKFSELELIKSEERLISLQFDTATERYLALLKKYPSIVQRVQLAHIASYLGITQVSLSRIRAKIR; from the coding sequence ATGACAAACTTGGATAGCGAAAAAACGACTCCTAATAAATACATGGAAATAGACCAAATTCTTGATAATATATATCCATTAAGTATTGAATCAAAAAACTTAATAAAGGAGTCAATAACTGAAACTGCATTTCCTAAGGGGCATATTTTATTTAAAGCAGATAAAACTGAAAGAAGTATTTATTTCATCAAAAAAGGAATAGCAAGAGCATATGCTTATTCGGATGATAATCAAATTACTTTTTGGTTTGGTAGAGAAGGAAACCCTATTGTTTCCATGCAGAGCTATGTCAATAATAAGAAAGGATACGAGGATGTGGAATTATTAGAAGATTGCGAACTCTACGAGTTAAAAACAGAACAACTTCAAAAGCTCTTTTTAGAAGACATTCAAATTGCAAATTGGGGGCGTAAATTTTCAGAATTAGAACTTATTAAATCAGAAGAGCGACTTATTTCTTTACAATTTGATACCGCAACCGAAAGGTATTTAGCACTTCTCAAAAAATATCCCAGTATTGTTCAGCGTGTACAATTAGCCCATATCGCATCCTATCTAGGCATCACCCAAGTTAGTTTAAGTAGAATTAGAGCAAAAATAAGATAG
- a CDS encoding type 1 glutamine amidotransferase domain-containing protein encodes MIKIKALLVLFLFSVMFTSCTSETNSTKSTEAKALKKILFVVTSHNEKGDTGEKTGYYLGEVSHPWDVLHTAGYEIDFVSPKGGKAPVDAFDMTDSINKKFWDNEIYRNKIENTKKPSEVNPDDYVAIHYAGGHGAMWDFADNTEIAAIAAKIYENNGVVSAVCHGPAGLVNIKLSNGSYLVDGKKVNAFTNEEEVKVKLENVVPFLLEDKLKERGALFEKSAPFTQHVVTDKRLVTGQNPQSASSVGKATLNELQKLSKSAE; translated from the coding sequence ATGATAAAAATTAAAGCTCTCCTTGTTCTATTCTTGTTTTCGGTTATGTTTACTAGCTGTACTAGTGAAACCAACTCCACAAAATCAACAGAAGCAAAAGCATTAAAAAAGATACTATTTGTAGTTACAAGTCATAACGAAAAAGGAGATACTGGAGAAAAAACAGGTTACTATCTCGGAGAAGTTTCTCATCCTTGGGATGTATTACATACTGCCGGTTACGAAATAGATTTTGTAAGTCCAAAGGGTGGAAAAGCACCTGTAGATGCATTCGATATGACTGATTCTATCAACAAGAAATTTTGGGATAACGAGATTTATCGTAACAAAATTGAAAACACCAAAAAGCCGAGTGAAGTAAATCCGGATGATTATGTAGCCATTCATTATGCTGGTGGGCACGGAGCGATGTGGGATTTTGCCGACAATACTGAAATTGCTGCAATTGCAGCAAAGATTTATGAGAACAATGGTGTTGTCAGTGCTGTATGTCACGGACCTGCTGGCCTTGTCAATATTAAACTAAGCAACGGTTCGTACCTTGTAGATGGTAAAAAGGTAAATGCATTTACCAATGAAGAAGAGGTTAAAGTAAAACTAGAGAACGTGGTTCCTTTTTTATTAGAAGATAAGTTAAAGGAACGCGGAGCACTTTTCGAAAAGTCTGCTCCCTTTACCCAACACGTAGTGACAGACAAAAGACTAGTTACGGGTCAAAACCCGCAGTCTGCATCGAGTGTAGGAAAGGCTACCTTAAATGAATTACAAAAACTAAGCAAAAGTGCAGAATAA
- a CDS encoding ACT domain-containing protein produces MKPKHNVGEFVFCKTENLEQINLSQIIMTFKEEESITLITEKEIADKLNLEYSFVASWITLTVHSSLEAVGLTAAFSNALSKNGISCNVVAAYYHDHIFVDKKDTEKAMDVLNEFSK; encoded by the coding sequence ATGAAGCCTAAACACAATGTAGGTGAATTTGTATTTTGTAAAACAGAAAATTTGGAGCAAATAAATTTGAGCCAAATCATAATGACTTTTAAAGAAGAGGAAAGCATTACTCTTATCACTGAAAAAGAAATCGCAGACAAACTCAATTTAGAATACTCTTTTGTGGCATCCTGGATTACACTTACCGTGCATTCCTCTTTAGAAGCAGTTGGTCTCACAGCGGCATTTTCAAATGCCTTATCCAAAAATGGAATAAGCTGTAATGTAGTTGCGGCATATTATCACGACCATATTTTTGTCGATAAAAAGGACACAGAAAAGGCAATGGACGTCTTAAATGAATTTTCGAAATAA